From Coffea arabica cultivar ET-39 chromosome 2e, Coffea Arabica ET-39 HiFi, whole genome shotgun sequence, the proteins below share one genomic window:
- the LOC113729527 gene encoding calcium-binding protein PBP1-like, whose amino-acid sequence MALKGYLVEFEDFFPTMVEKLGAEGFLDELGNGFRLLMDEEKGLITLESLKKNSALLGLQDMKDDELLSMLEEGDLDGDGKLNEMEFCVLMFRLSPELMKTSRMFVEEAILNEL is encoded by the coding sequence ATGGCATTAAAAGGGTACCTTGTCGAGTTTGAAGATTTCTTCCCTACAATGGTGGAGAAACTTGGGGCAGAAGGATTCTTGGATGAGCTAGGCAATGGGTTTAGGTTGCTGATGGATGAAGAAAAAGGGCTGATCACATTGGAgagcttgaagaaaaattcaGCCTTGTTAGGCTTGCAAGACATGAAGGATGACGAATTGCTATCTATGTTAGAAGAAGGGGATTTGGATGGCGACGGGAAGCTGAATGAAATGGAGTTTTGTGTTCTTATGTTTAGATTGAGTCCTGAACTCATGAAGACTTCAAGAATGTTTGTTGAAGAAGCTATATTAAATGAGTTATAG
- the LOC140036107 gene encoding F-box protein AUF2-like, with translation METPEDEIAPEISEEEGYFNRLPDDLIICHIFGKILDAKCLFSCFLLSKRLGFLVLQSKTISCTILGCPVHFMSMPQKLLSALKKPFQFLRGLFPNSPPSLYDKTSAIPLLRFIRAFKSLKRLYVEVSFSSNMKARSSLIDGNFPTGTIHKWKAEFKSQSSDSFIMFLAKSLAPVADGDGEHDDHNHGEELTARRGAYEHLCIFKDAVQDALLRLTPFTEAAPFLADQLQSIVVTDSRKQGKVVLGLERLAELRSRSYAMKGVTVLALKAGATDNDEDFESVAKDAFEGDEIFGEAVSDMLKKPARLPI, from the exons ATGGAGACTCCTGAAGACGAAATTGCACCAGAAATTTCAGAAGAAGAAGGCTACTTCAATAGGTTGCCAGATGACCTGATAATATGCCATATATTTGGCAAGATCTTAGATGCCAAATGCCTTTTCAGTTGCTTTTTGCTCTCCAAGCGCTTGGGTTTCCTGGTTTTGCAATCCAAGACCATTTCTTGCACCATCCTTGGCTG CCCAGTTCACTTCATGTCGATGCCCCAAAAACTCCTTTCTGCACTCAAGAAACCATTCCAATTTCTCCGTGGGCTGTTCCCCAACTCCCCTCCCTCCTTGTATGATAAAACCTCCGCTATTCCACTCTTGAGATTTATCAGGGCATTCAAATCCCTTAAACGTCTCTATGTGGAAGTTTCTTTCTCCAGTAACATGAAGGCTCGTTCAAGCTTGATTGATGGAAATTTTCCCACAGGAACCATACACAAGTGGAAGGCAGAGTTCAAGAGTCAAAGCTCAGATAGCTTTATAATGTTTCTTGCAAAGAGTCTTGCTCCTGTGGCTGATGGTGATGGTGAGCATGATGATCATAATCATGGAGAAGAACTGACGGCCCGACGAGGGGCATACGAACACCTGTGCATCTTCAAGGATGCTGTACAAGACGCTCTTCTCAGGTTGACTCCGTTTACAGAAGCCGCTCCTTTTCTGGCGGATCAGCTTCAAAGCATTGTAGTTACTGATTCAAGGAAACAAGGGAAGGTTGTTTTGGGGTTGGAAAGGCTTGCTGAGTTGCGGAGTAGAA GCTATGCGATGAAGGGGGTGACTGTTTTAGCACTGAAAGCTGGAGCTACTGATAATGATGAAGATTTTGAATCTGTCGCAAAAGATGCTTTTGAAGGGGATGAGATTTTTGGTGAAGCTGTTTCTGATATGCTGAAGAAACCTGCCAGACTACCGATTTGA
- the LOC113730999 gene encoding uncharacterized protein produces the protein MRKFFSRGSSGDSPQQQASPSPSPEPSPSFRFPVTSNMTVGPARPIRFIYYDEKGKFQMDPEAVAVLQLVKEPVGVVSVCGRARQGKSFILNQLLGRSSGFQVAATHRPCTKGIWLWSAPLKRTALDGTEYNLLLLDTEGIDAYDQTGTYSTQIFSLAVLLSSLFIYNQMGGIDEAALDRLSLVTEMTKHIRVRASGTGSTASELGQFSPIFMWLLRDFYLDLVEDNRKITPRDYLELALRPVQGGARDITAKNEIRESIRALFPDRECFTLVRPLSNENDLQRLDQIALDKLRPEFRTGLDALTRFVFERTRPKQVGATVMTGPILARITQSFLDALNKGAVPTITSSWQSVEETECQRAFDVATEVYMSSFDRSKPPEEAALREAHEDAVQKAVTAFNATAVGGGSTRQKYEKRFQTFIKKAFEDIKKDAFREAYLQCSNAIQNMDRELRSACHAADAKVDNVLKVLDGLLSKYESSCHGPEKWKKLTIFLQQSLEGPINDLIKKQIDRIGSEKSSLSLKCRSIEDRMNLLNKQFETAEQQKSEYLKRYEDAINDKKKLADDYMNRITNLQGKCSSLEERCSSISRTLESVKQESTEWKRKYEQLLYKQKAEEDQVNSEIQILKSKSHAAEARLAAAHEQAQSAREEAEEWKRKYDIAVKEAKNALEKAATVQERTNKQTQHREDALRAEFASTLAEKEEEVKEKASRLEHADQRLATINVDLKAAESKMKNYELEISGLKRELKELNERLENSNATAQSFEREARLLEQQKIHLEQKYRSEFSRFEEVQERCKSAEREAKRATELADQARAEAVAAQKEKSETQRTAMERLAQIERAERHLESLERQKLDLTNEVEKYRASGMDALAKVEMLEARVGEREKEIESLLESNNEERTSTVQVLEKLLDTERAARAEANNRAQALSVQLQATQGKLDMLQQQLTAMRLNETAWDGKLKTASHGKRVRVEDYELGVESIHDVGANDKASRGNKRSKSTSSPLKFSTPEDGGSVYRGDEDTHSQQTNTEDYTKFTIQRLKQELTKHNFGDELLQLKNPNKKDILALYEKCVLQKS, from the exons CGTCAAGGCAAGAGTTTCATACTAAATCag CTTCTTGGGAGGAGTAGTGGGTTTCAAGTTGCAGCAACTCATCGGCCATGTACCAAAGGCATTTGGCTGTGGAGCGCACCTTTGAAGAGAACTGCTCTTGATGGAACAGAGTACAATCTTTTACTCTTGGACACTGAAGGAATTGATGCCTATGATCAAACG GGAACATATAGTACACAAATATTCTCCTTGGCTGTCCTCCTATCAAGCTTGTTCATATACAACCag ATGGGTGGCATTGATGAAGCTGCACTAGATCGCCTCTCTCTTGTTACTGAAATGACTAAGCATATTCGTGTCAGAGCCAGTGGAACAGGGAGTACAGCTTCCGAGCTTGGGCAGTTTTCTCCAATTTTTATGTGGCTTCTCAGG GATTTTTATTTGGACTTGGTggaggataataggaaaataaCACCTCGTGACTACTTAGAGCTTGCTCTCAGACCAGTCCAAGGCGGCGCTAGAGATATAACTGCCAAAAATGAG ATTCGCGAGTCCATTCGAGCTCTTTTTCCAGACAGAGAATGCTTTACTCTTGTTAGGCCTTTGAGCAACGAAAATGATCTCCAACGACTAGACCAAATTGCT CTGGACAAATTACGACCAGAATTTAGAACTGGTCTTGATGCTTTGACTAGATTTGTGTTTGAGAGGACAAGGCCTAAGCAAGTAGGAGCGACGGTAATGACAGGGCCCATTCTTGCTCGCATCACTCAGTCCTTCCTAGATGCTCTTAATAAAGGAGCAGTGCCAACAATAACATCCTCATGGCAG AGCGTTGAAGAAACTGAGTGTCAAAGAGCATTTGATGTGGCTACTGAAGTTTATATGTCTTCATTTGACCGTTCGAAGCCTCCTGAGGAA GCTGCGCTTAGAGAAGCACATGAAGATGCTGTTCAAAAAGCTGTGACTGCGTTTAATGCTACTGCTGTAGGGGGTGGTTCGACTAGGCAGAAGTATGAGAAGCGTTTTCAGACCTTCATTAAAAAAGCATTTGAG GATATTAAGAAGGATGCTTTCAGGGAAGCTTATCTGCAGTGTTCAAATGCCATACAGAATATGGATAGGGAACTTAGAAGTGCTTGCCATGCTGCAGATGCAAAAGTAGATAATGTCCTTAAG GTTCTTGATGGCCTTCTATCCAAATATGAATCCAGTTGTCATGGtccagaaaaatggaaaaagctGACTATTTTCTTGCAACAGAG TTTGGAGGGTCCAATTAATGACCTCATTAAGAAACAAATAGATCGAATTGGATCAGAGAAGAGTTCTCTTTCATTGAAGTGCCGTTCAATTGAAGATAGGATGAATTTGCTGAACAAACAATTTGAAACTGCTGAGCAGCAAAAGTCTGAATATTTGAAGCGTTATGAAGATGCCATCAACGACAAGAAGAAGCTTGCTGATGATTACATGAATCGCATAACCAATTTGCAGGGCAAATGCAGTTCTTTGGAAGAGAGATGTTCCAGCATATCAAGAACATTGGAGTCAGTGAAGCAGGAGTCAACAGAATGGAAGAGGAAGTATGAGCAGCTCTTGTATAAGCAAAAGGCTGAAGAAGACCAAGTAAATTCTGAAATTCAAATTCTTAAATCCAAAAGTCATGCTGCTGAAGCTAGGCTGGCTGCTGCTCATGAACAAGCTCAGTCTGCCCGAGAAGAGGCAGAGGAGTGGAAGCGGAAATATGACATTGCTGTGAAAGAAGCTAAAAATGCCCTTGAGAAGGCTGCCACTGTGCAAGAACGGACCAATAAGCAAACCCAACATAGAGAAGATGCTCTTAGGGCTGAATTTGCCAGTACCTTGGCTGAGAAG GAAGAGGAAGTAAAGGAAAAGGCATCTAGACTTGAGCATGCTGATCAGCGTTTGGCTACTATCAATGTAGACCTAAAG GCTGCTGAATCAAAGATGAAGAACTATGAACTTGAAATATCGGGCTTGAAACGAGAACTGAAGGAGTTAAATGAAAGGCTAGAAAATTCCAATGCTACTGCACAGTCATTTGAAAGAGAAGCAAGGCTTCTGGAGcagcaaaaaattcatttggagCAGAAGTACCGATCTGAATTCAGCAGATTTGAGGAGGTCCAGGAAAGATGTAAATCTGCTGAAAGAGAGGCTAAAAGAGCAACAGAGTTGGCTGACCAGGCTAGAGCTGAAGCAGTTGCTGCTCAAAAAGAGAAGAGTGAGACCCAAAGAACTGCAATGGAGAGATTGGCTCAGATAGAGAGAGCAGAGAGGCACCTGGAAAGCTTAGAAAGGCAGAAACTGGATCTCACCAATGAAGTGGAGAAATATCGTGCTTCAGGGATGGATGCACTGGCCAAAGTTGAAATGCTGGAGGCGCGAGTGGGAGAAAGGGAGAAAGAAATAGAGTCACTGTTGGAATCGAATAATGAAGAGAGGACTAGCACAGTTCAAGTACTGGAGAAGTTGTTGGATACCGAACGTGCGGCACGTGCGGAAGCAAACAATAGGGCTCAGGCGCTCTCTGTTCAGCTGCAAGCCACACAAGGGAAGCTTGACATGCTTCAGCAACAGTTGACTGCAATGCGACTAAATGAAACAGCATGGGATGGTAAGTTGAAGACTGCATCACATGGAAAACGAGTGAGAGTGGAAGACTATGAACTAGGGGTTGAGTCCATTCACGATGTGGGCGCTAATGATAAAGCAAGTAGAGGAAACAAGAGGTCTAAGAGTACTAGTAGCCCTCTGAAATTCAGCACTCCCGAAGATGGTGGTTCAGTATATAGGGGTGATGAAGATACCCATAGCCAGCAGACCAACACTGAAGACTATACCAAGTTTACTATACAAAGACTGAAACAGGAGTTGACTAAACATAATTTTGGAGACGAGCTGCTACAGTTGAAGAATCCAAACAAAAAAGACATCTTAGCTCTGTATGAGAAGTGTGTTCTTCAAAAATCATAG
- the LOC140036108 gene encoding F-box protein AUF2-like gives MEDSLHQTVLAAEEPAQSILKREESSKNPFKLLPDDLIVSHILDKISEAKSLCLISLVSRRFYSLVYQTQVISLRVALYWARAPGQVLDFETSANFLAKFSSIKSLYVELDYSRNLTVDVDPPVVKWKIDSESASFIVLTARSLRLTTTDDDNDQGNAVNPDLISLLRRFFNCCMNMACWRFNFVKMLVRLLPESLQKVVVADSKREGKVRFARRDIIRMRNGNSNFGDGETSIRVWHAPFLKLPSSGGVMKIVTLFISKGNERSDYDDLLIAKEAFDGEDDHQVYVEAAVEMMKRDLISHEVLPAQDFSFRLSLH, from the coding sequence ATGGAGGATTCACTCCACCAGACTGTGCTAGCAGCTGAAGAACCGGCACAGTCGATTCTGAAACGAGAAGAATCGTCAAAGAATCCCTTCAAACTCTTGCCAGACGACTTGATAGTTTCCCACATTCTGGACAAAATCTCTGAGGCCAAGTCCCTCTGCTTGATTTCATTAGTTTCCAGGCGTTTTTATTCTCTAGTTTACCAAACCCAGGTTATTTCCCTCAGAGTTGCTCTTTATTGGGCCAGGGCCCCCGGGCAAGTCCTCGATTTCGAAACCTCTGCCAATTTTTTGGCTAAATTCagctccataaaatccctctatGTCGAACTGGACTATTCTCGGAATCTCACCGTCGACGTGGACCCACCAGTAGTTAAGTGGAAGATTGACTCCGAATCTGCAAGCTTCATCGTCCTTACAGCTAGAAGCCTTCGATTAACTACTACTGATGACGATAATGATCAGGGCAATGCGGTTAATCCTGATCTAATAAGTTTGCTTAGGCGGTTTTTTAATTGTTGTATGAACATGGCCTGTTGGCGCTTCAACTTCGTGAAAATGCTGGTTCGTTTGCTGCCAGAATCCCTTCAAAAAGTTGTGGTCGCTGATTCAAAGAGGGAAGGAAAGGTTCGTTTTGCACGAAGGGATATTATTCGGATGAGGAATGGAAATAGTAATTTTGGGGATGGAGAGACAAGCATCAGAGTGTGGCACGCACCATTTCTGAAGCTTCCATCGTCGGGCGGTGTGATGAAGATTGTAACTCTTTTTATTAGCAAAGGCAACGAGAGGAGCGATTATGATGATCTTTTGATTGCCAAAGAAGCTTTTGATGGGGAAGATGATCACCAAGTTTATGTGGAAGCTGCAGTGGAAATGATGAAGAGGGATTTGATTTCACATGAAGTTTTGCCGGCACAGGACTTTTCATTTCGTCTCAGCTTGCACTGA